The Paramisgurnus dabryanus chromosome 17, PD_genome_1.1, whole genome shotgun sequence genome includes the window AACTAGATAGAGTTCCAGCGAAAGGGTATTATACCAGAAAACCAAATGCTGAGGTCAATAGTATGATTGCAAGAGAGGGTGTTGTATCAGATGACATACAAGATGAAATGCAATATACTAATCGCCCACAGCAGACTGAAATTAATGTCACTGATCTGATCAATCAAGGTctgcaaaaagaaaaaaacagacgGATTAAAAAGGAACAGGGAAAAGACAAGAAGGGAAGAAAACGCTTTTATAAACAAAGAAGAGTTCATCAAGACAACAAGCCTGATGATTCAAGTAATAAAGAAACAAGAACAACAAAACAAGGTTTTGATAAGGATGATACGAGAATTGACCAAGTCAGTAACTAATTTCTCTATTGGGACAGAAGTGAACATTGTAACAGACGAGGTTGcatctttaataatttaaagaTGCAACGCCGGCTGAATTTAAGATGAGGTCTGTAGTTTTCAGTAAATACGCTttacatacaaaaatgtaagagTGTTAATGTAGTTGTGTTTGTGGGTTTTAACAGATACGCTTTGCATATAGAAGAAGAGTGAAAAGAAGCTTTTAGAAGCAAGAGTGTGAAAAGCATTTATGCCAATCATGTATATTTTTCTGCTGATTTTGCTTTGCTAAGATATGTAAACATGAGACATATGAGTCTCTTTAAACTGTGGGGTAGTTAAATTGACATGTTGGGCGGGAGAGTTGCCAAACCCACATGAGGGTGAAATGAAGTTCAGTTATTAATTTTTGCTGATATTATAAGAAAGTGTGAAGTGTGGTTTCGGCCACATAGAGAACTGCAAGGTGAAAAGAGCAAGCGTCTGGGTGTGGGGAGGTGTAAGAAACCTCTCTGCGGTTATGCCTGGACCAAAGTGAATAAATACGGATGTTGCAGAACGATCGAGGCCGAACCCCGTGGTGAAGACTtatcgctttattgtttttTGATTCATTGTATGTTATGAAAAGTTTGTTCATTAAACCGAAGCCAGCTATTAATGGCGATTcgaaaaatattctttaaatgaGTCTCTGAGTGAAGTTATTCATTTTAAGATTATAATTCATAATTAAGCAAGATTTTAAACCTGAGCTCCGAGGCTGAATCCAGCTGAAGCTGGTACTGGCACCGCCCAAGGTTACTGAATACCTACCAACGCACTCAACCCAACGGTAAGAAAGACCTATTATCTGACACTGTGATGTTGATGTAATAAAGGGTACATTCATTCATGTGTTTGGGGGATAATTTATTGTTGAATGAGGTAAATGCAAGGTATTCAGGGAATACAGgcggtatatcaaatacaacaaTATCCATCATGGTGAAGATGTCCATGCCTTCTAGAGGTCCATAGTGATTTAGATAACACTGCTCTCCAAGGTTCCTCACTGCCATCAGAATATTCCCCACCTCCTCCACCTGTTACCAGCACAACAAGAACCACATCACATCCATGTGCTTCAGTGTTTCATAAGAAAATCATCAAGTcaaaaacaacatgaaggtgaatCCACAACGACCATGACAGAGTTGTTCTGCTCTGATGTAAAGCAGCTGTTGTGAAAGAAGATTATTGATGTAGTAAGAGATATAATACAGACCTGATCTCTGGATTCACCCAAACTCATCTGAAGCCTCAActgttgctgtttcttcttctcTTTTATTTGATCCAACTGTGTCTGCAGTTCTGTTAATTTCTGGTTAGTCATCTGCATCAAGAATAAAAAAACTGTCCAGATTACAGTGTTCATCACAATCTGTAATATTTCAGTATATTTAttaatgtgtataataataGCGTTATAGAGCTCAGTTTCTGCTTTGAATCTTTCATGCTGTTGGCAGACTGACAGCGCATCTGCTGCGACGCAAAGACATCGAAATCTGCgatttatttttctctttaataatcACCAGAAGTTACTGAATGTTTTTAAGCTGTTGTCACCAGACTTGATTTAATTATTGAAATGAAGGACAGTTAGAGATGTTTATAAATGATAAATGACTACACTGACCACATTCATATCTTTGCATTGATCTGTGTAGTGTATACACAATAATCTCAAGTTGGGTTATGTGTATGACTAAGCCAAGAAGAACATGAACCATAAAGACCAACCCATATTTTCAAATCTAAGGATATTTAATTTTCTGGCATGTTTGCACTACGCCCTGGTTAATTTCACAATAACTGTGCATTCAGTGTCATTTAACAAATGTATTTCACCCACTAGTTTGTATGTGCCGTGATCCTGTTTGAGCGTGTCCAGTTTGTGCTGGCTTGTTTTTAGCTCATCTGTCAGACTGTTTAACTGCTGCAGAAGATCCTGGCGTGAGGTGGACAACGTCTCGTAGCGCCTGATTATTGGCGTCATTAAGTCAGCACCATAGCCGAGATAATCTGCAGGACAAGGATGTGATGTATAATCTAAATAAAACCACCAAACagagcaacaacaaaaatacATGAAAGTATAGATAAGGTTAGTGTTACAAACAAATTCATATTCTTCTGTAGATAAACTTACTGTCTGGAAGTAACTGAAGAACCTTCAATAGAAACTCTTCAAAAATCTTATATTTTTTCACTCGCTCTTTTAAATAAAGTCGCCTGTGGAATAAATAATCCAGAATTCAATACAATCCATTGTCACAGTTTTGTATAATCATTATTATAATTGTACAGTTATTATGAGCAATAGGTTTCTAAAAGCATAAGagttcatttttattattattattaatgttttgaCCTCCTTACAGAGAGCTTTTATTCATTCAGCCAGAACAAACAAGAAATGTAGCAGAGTAACATTACACTATAAAAGTGATTGACTGGCTCCTAATCATTTTAAGTGCTAAACATCACCTGTGTAGAGATATAGCGTGATGTGTTGAACCATAAGTGGTGTTATAGTCTTAGTTTACTACGTTCTGAGCTTTTAGTTGTCTTAATAAAGTTACCTTGCTTGTAATTCTTCAAGCTGTTTTGAAAGCTCAGCTTTCTCCTTTTCTTTAGATTCATTCTGTCGTTTCTCCAAAATAAATCTTTTCAAGGCACGACGACGTTTCACCTCATTTTCTTCAACAAATTTCTCAAATTTTGctgctctttgttttgcctgaGCAGGAAACAACAGTGAATTTTAGATTTTGTTTGTTTCTAAAGTAACTATCTGTTGACAAACACAATTTTAAACTAATTTAGATAATAATACTGTGAAATGCTGTTTGATTTGCATGCTAATGTGACATTTTGTGGTATGATTGTCTTGTTTAGAGACATTTCTTTCTGTCTGGTACTTCAAACATTAAACCCTATGGGGCGGTTACCCGGACAGGGGTTacactagtcctagactaaaacatttttaaaagctgtccaaacagaaaacatcttaaaatacatcagtaccctttgttgtgcctcaaaatgcaaaaaaagtaatgcttttagtaaggcatgtttattaaaactagttatttttcctaattaaactaagacctagtcctaACTCATAAAGaagtaaatataaatgtaagagATGTTAGCTTgtttttgttgattttattcTTCAGATGAACACATGTAATGGTCCTTGCACCTCCAGCTGTTTCTGTTGTAAATCTTCTTTTCTCTGCTGGAGGATCTGCATGCATCCTTTAAACTCATGGCGTTTGTTAAGAAGTTTCCTGTGAACTTCATCCACCTCCACCTGTTTCTTCAGTACAAGTGTTGTCTGGAGTGTGTTGACGCCCGTCTCCAGTATTTCACTAAAACACTTCAGCATTATAATAGAATCATTATTACATTTATCCACATGATGTTTATACTGAAACTCTGTCAACATCAGATATATTAACATTAACTTACCTCTGTTATCACGGGGATGTGTTTAATGTGCTCGTTGTTTATTTCTCTGTAAAAAACAGAAGCGTAATTACTGCCATTACAGTAACGTAAGCTTACATTTACTGTCATTCGTTGTGTACCTGTGTTCCTCTAACTGCGTTacaaagatgttttttcttctgTTTTCTACGTTCAGCTTTGGATGAGGCTCTTCCATTCTCAGCACGGGAAAACTCAAGAGATCCATCTGCGATTTATCGGCTTATAACCGAGAGAAAACACCGAAACAGTCTTGTGGTTTTCCTTCAACTCTTTTTATGTGTTGCTAACTACACACGCGTCGTGACGTTTTGCTGTTGTCATAGCAACTTACTCGCGCGACGCACGTTATAAGGATCCACAGTGCGGCGCTACAGCGATTACATTGCGTTGAGCCTTCAGTGttaattcatttattaaacaaacacatcgtgctttgactttgtgtgtgttATGATCACATGAATTACGTATCAATCTTTAATTTGTGTGACAAATGTTGTTTATCAAAGACTGAGTCCTCCACAGACAGCGTGGCATCTTCATATAATCCTACATTTCCAAAATACTAAAAGCCCTGCGTTGATGTAACGTATATTATGTgatgtgacattttaaacactGATAAGAATAAACAGTGCAGTCTGCagggatgtgtgtgtgtgtctttctctctatgtgtgtgtgtgtgtgtgtgtgtgtgtgtgtgtgtgtgtgtgtacctggtaattatcacgttgtggggaccaattgtccccacaaagataggaataccagtgtttttgtgaccttgtggggacattttgatgtccccatgaggaaacaagcttataaatcaaacaagatgatgtttattgaaaatctaaggtacaagaaaggtttttgtgatggttggggttagggaatggggcaggtaaggggaatagaatatacagtttgtatggtataaaatgcattacgtctatggaatgtacccacaaaacatggaaaccagaatgtgtgtgtgtgtgtgtctctctctctctctcggtgtgtgtgtgtgtgtgtgaatgaagAGCGCCATGTCCATAAAAGGCTTCCGTGCGTTCAGCAGCTCAGCACTCAAGACTGAAGACTCCCAGACTTAATTTCAAATGAGACCCTAATGTTGTTACTGAATTAATCTTTGCACTAATAACTATGTGGTGTGGTGATGTATATATGAATGACAGACATGAAGTAGCCTCCAGCCGATGTCAGTATTTAGAAAAACAAAAAGCACGTGTATTGCAGAATgatcagctgtcaatcacacgGATCCGGACAGATCACTTCTTCATCTTTATCAGGAACTTTTGACAAAAGATCGCGTCAGTTTAGTTCAGTCAACCATCAGATCCGCCCAATGACGATTTTCAAAATTATCGTTAAAGGTCCGAGCTGGTTAAGTGGGTTGTCAAATAAGGTAAAGTCCACAGCCCGAAGCTAAAATTAACCCACGGACGGACAGCTGAGCGCTCGTGCCAGTGTTCACTGAGTGTCTTTGTCTCTGCACGCGCTGAGTGACAATAACACAATGACGCGATTCAGTTATGCgcaatatttctctttatttcGATCAAGGGACAGCGAACGAAACGCATCGCTGTCGAAAACATCAACAACTGAAGAATCAAACCGCGACGACGAAATAAAGTGAGTGAGTTTGTCTTTCATTCCCTCTCTTTGTTCATCCGCACGTCGCGTCATCAAACGTTAAATAAAGCGATTCTTCGTTCACATTTACACGCGCGCTGACATGGATGACATGGATGATTTTAAGTGTCTGTCCAAGTGTTCGGCTTTATTTCTTAAATGATGAACGGTACCGAGGGAAGCGAGTGATAGATTTGTTGTATCCAATTTTTTGTTTGTCCGTATAAGGGAGAGGGGCAAGTTGTCACCATTTTAAccacaaaaaagaaagacacGACTTAAATATTTGAGGATATTTGAATTTAGAGAATTAAATCTGAAATCTTAAGAAATACAACCAGCATTTTTGTAACCTTCTCCTAAATCCCACCGTGACCTCTCAGACTTTATGATGTGAATGATGAGTAAGGAAGATCTTCTTTATTCTTCAGAGTGATTTGTGCAGACAGAAGGGTTGATGTGAATGAATATGAATCAGAGGACTGGACAGATTTGCATGAAGCGGCTCACCGAGGAAAGACGGACTGTGTGCAGACTCTGCTGAAGGGTAAGACTCGATGTCATGTCATTCAGTATCTGTTAGATGATCACCAGCTGGACCTTTGAAGTGCAAATCTTTCTGAGGAATTCAAAGTTGCCAAACAGGTTGAGTTTCTCTGATGTCTAAACCATAAAGTGCATTACTCTGTTAGTCACAACTTGTCATTTGTACGGTAGTAATCCTGCAAAATTGTGACAGGTTAttatttatgtgtgtgcgtttgtaCAGCCCGACGCACGTGTGTAGATAAGCGCACACTACACGAACAGACGGCTCTCCTGCTGGCCGTTCATGGTGGACACCTGGACTGTGTGAGGTCTCTTCTAGAAGCAGGGGCAGATCCTGATATCTGCAATAAATACAAAGAGACACCTCTTTATAAAGGTACTTTCTCCATTTCACACAAACAGTTACAGCAACATAACGCACCTGTATCCAATGTGTTTGAATGTAATGAACATCCGTCTTATATAAAGGCTTCTCGTGTCATCATGATTTTCAGCTTGTGAACAGGAGCGTGTCAGCGCTGTAAAGATCCTCCTGGAGTTTGGAGCGGCTGTAAACCAGCGTTGTCATCGAGGCTGGACCGCCCTTCATGAGGCAGCGAGACGAGACAACACCCAACTCTGTGAGACTCTCCTGAAGGCTGGAGCTTCTGTAGATGCCCGAAACGCTGATGACATCACACCCTTAATAGAGGCGGCCCGACACGGACGGACAGAAACTCTCACCTGTCTGATCAGAAATGGTACAGATCAATTCATTGCTGTAGTGCGTCTCACAGTGTTGGGTTCATGCAAAGCAACTTAGTGTTGAGATCCTCAGTTTACAACGTTAGTATCAGATTATgtttgactgtcttttaatatttaataagcaatttgaaaataatttttgtgttCTGCAGGGGCTCGTGTGAACCTTCAGTCGTGTGATGGACACACAGCTTTAAGTGAAGCCTGCAGAAACGCCCACAGAGATATTGTGAAGGTTTTACTCAAACATCATGCAGATGCCAACACGACATCTAATGATGGACTTCTGCCTCTGCACGTGGCCGCCCAGCATGGACACAGCGAGTAAGACCATGAGTATACGAAGACACACAAAGTCTTTAGATCATCCAGGAGTCCTCATCAAATGGCATGTTTTTTTAGAAACAgcttataataattttattaaagACAATAAcaggattatgctaaactattgATAATCTACTCTCTTTAAGAATAATGAACAGAGACTAAAGTGCAGAATCtaacccccccacacacacatacacacacacaaaaaaaggtTCGAAGTAAAAcctaaaaaacaaaatgaaccacgcagaaaaaagaaaacaaatccaTAAAGCTCTTAACTTTCATAAGCTACTGAAAACAGCTGTGTACACAGAGAGATGCATAAACAACAATTGACAAAAGCAAGAGCCGTATATACACAGAAAACACGGACACTATTGAATattgaacaggtgtgtgtgtgtgggggggttgATTTGTTTTTGGGTCATGAAGTTTGGGCAGAATGTGATCGTTTCTAAGTAACCTTTCTTACATCCTTTCTCATGTTTGGGATTTACATATTAACGTACTACAGATATTTGCATTTGATGGAAGAATGTGATAAAGAGGAAATCGGTTGTTGCTTTCTatcatacataaataaaaaacatacagAACAAGTGAGGCAAAagaagtttaaaatataaagaatgaagtaaaaacGGAGTTATTTATTAAGACTTGAATCTCTTTTACATTGGTCTAATGTCGTGTGACAGCTGCACCAGAGAATAACATCTGCGTGTGTCCGACAGCTGGTCCACAACTACAACTCTAGAAGTGTAAACCATACAGTTTCTTTACCATTTGCTCAGTTTATTAGTGTGCACTTGTGTATGTAACAGATGTTAAAATCATTCATGAAAACAAACATTCAGGTGGTGGTTATTATCTTCTTTCTAGAATTGTGTCCTTATTGCTGCCTATCACCAGTCGGGCAAAGATACGACAAAGTGGCATCTCACCCCTCCATCTGGCAGCGGAGCACGACCGACAGAACATCATGAGCTTGCTGATCGAGT containing:
- the LOC135748968 gene encoding coiled-coil domain-containing protein 42 homolog, producing the protein MLKCFSEILETGVNTLQTTLVLKKQVEVDEVHRKLLNKRHEFKGCMQILQQRKEDLQQKQLEAKQRAAKFEKFVEENEVKRRRALKRFILEKRQNESKEKEKAELSKQLEELQARRLYLKERVKKYKIFEEFLLKVLQLLPDNYLGYGADLMTPIIRRYETLSTSRQDLLQQLNSLTDELKTSQHKLDTLKQDHGTYKLMTNQKLTELQTQLDQIKEKKKQQQLRLQMSLGESRDQVEEVGNILMAVRNLGEQCYLNHYGPLEGMDIFTMMDIVVFDIPPVFPEYLAFTSFNNKLSPKHMNECTLYYINITVSDNRSFLPLG
- the asb2b gene encoding ankyrin repeat and SOCS box protein 2b gives rise to the protein MTRFSYAQYFSLFRSRDSERNASLSKTSTTEESNRDDEIKVICADRRVDVNEYESEDWTDLHEAAHRGKTDCVQTLLKARRTCVDKRTLHEQTALLLAVHGGHLDCVRSLLEAGADPDICNKYKETPLYKACEQERVSAVKILLEFGAAVNQRCHRGWTALHEAARRDNTQLCETLLKAGASVDARNADDITPLIEAARHGRTETLTCLIRNGARVNLQSCDGHTALSEACRNAHRDIVKVLLKHHADANTTSNDGLLPLHVAAQHGHSEIVSLLLPITSRAKIRQSGISPLHLAAEHDRQNIMSLLIESGCDVNAKLSDERSATFPDRRVTALYFAIAARNTQAAARLLNAGADPDTDPLRPLLLAVRQGCLRSIASLVEHGADVNARSPDVHADFPGVLLYTHNLNVLHYLLDNGCDAQACFKCDKHHLEEAHTSLNANQRIVISAKPTLKFCEWISSSSWSQAVSPVIHLLLDYVGNVQICSRITEHLQRNLVEWMAIKEKTLSPRPLTHLCRLKIREQMGIQRLSSVNTLPLPNKMQRYLCSRTISRTQQRGSNHTL